A single genomic interval of Plodia interpunctella isolate USDA-ARS_2022_Savannah chromosome 14, ilPloInte3.2, whole genome shotgun sequence harbors:
- the Pgm1 gene encoding phosphoglucomutase — protein sequence MPGVVTVLTNPYEGQKPGTSGLRKKVKVFLQENYTENFIQSILDANKGAIVGSTLVVGGDGRYLLKEVVDIIIKISAANGVAKLLVGQNGILSTPAVSCLIRKYKTLGGLVLTASHNPGGINNDFGIKFNCSNGGPAPDHTTNEIYDLTTKIKQYNIVPDLNCPIDKIGVQTFRVEDRQFTVEIVDSVQDYVDYMKEIFDFPKIRALIQGSEQRKPFNVLIDSMNGVTGPYVKRIFVDELGASEKNVRRIVPLDDFGGAHPDPNLTYAADLVAAVKDGDYDFGAAFDGDGDRNMILGRGAFFVTPSDSLAVLANNLEHIPYFKRAGVHGFARSMPTAAAVDRVAVKKGKEMFEVPTGWKYFGNLMDAGRLSLCGEESFGTGSDHVREKDGVWAALAWLALVAVRALSLEDILKAHWADFGRNYFTRYDYEECASDSCNEMMQVLEEKITGAGFVGSSHSAGGKTYVVKLANNFSYMDPIDQSVAMRQGLRIIFEDGSRIILRLSGTGSSGATVRLYIDSYEATNVLGDAQVMLRPLIDVALQISQLQKYTGRDAPTVIT from the exons ATGCCTGGAGTAGTTACGGTGCTCACAAATCCCTACGAGGGCCAAAAGCCGGGGACAAGTGGTCTTCGCAAGAAAGTTAAAGTTTTCCTTCAAGAAAACTACACTGAAAACTTTATTCAGAGCATTTTAGACGCAAATAAGGGTGCTATTGTTGGTTCTACGCTTGTAGTTGGAGGAGATGGCCGATATTTGCTTAAAGAAGTAGtggatataattataaaaatatccgcCGCGAATGGG gttGCCAAATTGTTGGTGGGACAAAATGGCATTCTTTCAACACCAGCAGTCTCTTGTCTTATCAGGAAATACAAAACTCTTG GTGGCCTAGTTCTCACCGCATCGCACAACCCGGGCGGAATCAACAATGACTTTGGCATCAAGTTTAACTGCAGCAATGGTGGCCCAGCCCCTGATCACACCACCAACGAGATCTACGATCTCACCACCAAGATCAAGCAATATAACATTGTGCCAGACTTAAACTGTCCTATTGACAAGATCGGAGTGCAGACTTTTAGA GTGGAGGATCGTCAATTCACAGTTGAAATAGTGGACTCGGTGCAGGACTATGTTGACTACATGAAGGAGATATTCGACTTCCCCAAGATCAGGGCTCTCATTCAGGGCTCCGAGCAGAGGAAACCGTTCAATGTGCTCATTGACTCAATGAACGGAG TAACGGGTCCTTACGTGAAGCGTATATTCGTGGATGAGTTAGGGGCTTCTGAGAAGAACGTGAGAAGGATAGTGCCCCTGGATGACTTTGGTGGAGCGCACCCCGATCCCAACCTGACGTATGCTGCGGACTTAGTTGCGGCCGTCAAGGACGGAGATTATGACTTCGGCGCTGCTTTTGACGGTGATG GTGACCGCAACATGATATTAGGCCGCGGCGCTTTCTTCGTAACTCCATCGGATTCCCTCGCCGTCCTCGCCAACAACCTAGAGCATATACCTTACTTCAAGAGGGCTGGAGTACACGGGTTTGCCCGTAGCATGCCCACCGCTGCGGCCGTCGACAGGGTGGCTGTTAAGAAAGGAAAGGAGATGTTTGAGGTACCCACTG GTTGGAAATACTTCGGCAACCTGATGGACGCCGGTCGGCTGTCCCTGTGCGGCGAAGAGAGTTTCGGCACGGGCTCCGACCACGTGCGGGAGAAGGACGGCGTGTGGGCGGCGCTGGCGTGGCTGGCGCTCGTCGCTGTGCGCGCGCTCTCGCTCGAGGACATCCTCAAGGCGCACTGGGCTGACTTTGGACGCAATTACTTCACAAG GTACGACTACGAAGAATGCGCGAGCGACTCCTGCAACGAGATGATGCAGGTCCTGGAGGAGAAGATCACGGGCGCCGGGTTCGTGGGGTCGTCGCACTCCGCCGGCGGCAAGACATATGTGGTCAAGTTGGCCAACAACTTCTCGTACATGGACCCTATCGACCAGAGCGTGGCTATGCGACAG GGCTTACGAATAATTTTCGAAGACGGATCCCGTATCATCCTGCGTTTGAGTGGCACTGGTAGCTCTGGAGCTACGGTCAg GTTGTACATAGACTCTTACGAGGCTACAAACGTACTAGGCGACGCTCAAGTCATGCTGCGTCCCTTGATCGACGTTGCGCTGCAAATATCCCAACTGCAGAAGTACACGGGCCGTGACGCGCCAACTGTTATCACATAA
- the LOC128675585 gene encoding sodium-coupled neutral amino acid transporter 9 homolog isoform X2, producing the protein MRDVKSGDFDGDLSAPSSVHSVDSYEHDSRISTPCSHLIMDRLETSPLLTTVPIHGYNNFNGHPHTELTSSKIISSYERMENSKRHEKKQQSSLVTIFSVWNTIMGSSLLTMAWGVERAGLPAALVLVAVMAALCLYTAHVLLRVNLHHGTVTCEVPALCRTLLGRPAEVVAHGFSLVVLLGANIVYWILITNFLYFTVNYFADLRNSNTTEYNSTLLCPKHDGVNGSLIIPVDTDSTLYWGLHTTVPIYVAIIVFPLLNFKNVTFFTKFNSLGTLSVAYLLIFVLTKGVIWGVNISAHAADMHIGRNAAVLSGMLALSFYIHNIIITIMSNNARQENNGRDLAIAFILVTLTYTLVGAGFYICFPLAKSCIEDNILNNFEMHDVMTAVARILLLFQVVTVYPLVAYMLRSEAILLLPFPESRCLTVCINTVIVIMCMLIACVCPNIGTIIRYTGAVSGLVHIFTLPSVLQIKSLKLRGKLTWWKTAFYCLIVLFGAINLLMQFFISE; encoded by the exons ATGCGTGATGTGAAATCGGGGGACTTCGATGGCGATTTGTCTGCGCCGAGCTCCGTGCATTCTGTAGACAGTTACGAGCAcga CTCCAGGATATCAACTCCTTGCAGCCACCTGATCATGGACCGATTGGAAACCTCACCATTGTTGACCACAGTACCCATACATGGCTACAACAACTTTAACGGAcat CCCCATACAGAACTTACGTCgagtaaaattatatcatcCTACGAGAGGATGGAGAATTCTAAGAGACATGAGAAGAAACAACAGAGCTCTTTAGTCACGAT attctCAGTATGGAACACAATAATGGGTTCGTCTCTGCTGACGATGGCGTGGGGGGTGGAGCGAGCCGGTCTCCCAGCTGCCCTTGTACTAGTAGCTGTCATGGCCGCCTTGTGTCTCTACACTGCCCATGTACTGCTCAGGGTAAACTTGCATCATg GCACGGTGACCTGCGAGGTGCCAGCACTCTGCAGGACGCTGTTAGGCAGGCCTGCAGAGGTGGTGGCCCACGGGTTCAGCCTCGTGGTGCTACTGGGCGCCAACATCGTCTACTGGATACTAATTACCAACTTCTTGTACTTCACTGTCAATTATTTCGCTG ATCTCCGAAACTCAAACACGACGGAGTACAACTCGACCCTGCTCTGTCCGAAACACGATGGTGTGAACGGCTCCCTCATCATTCCTGTGGACACTGACAGCACGCTGTATTGGGGGCTGCACACCACGGTGCCTATTTATGTCGCCATAATCGTCTTCCCACTGCTCAACTTTAAAAACGTTACCTTTTTCACCAAATTTAACTCTTTGG GTACCCTGTCAGTGGCGTACCTACTCATATTCGTGCTGACCAAAGGCGTCATCTGGGGCGTCAACATCAGCGCGCACGCGGCCGACATGCACATCGGGAGGAACGCAGCCGTCCTCAGTGGAATGTTGGCTTTGTCCTTCTACATTCACAACATAATCATCACAATCATGAGCAATAACGCGAGACAAgagaataat GGACGAGACCTTGCCATAGCATTTATCCTGGTGACCCTGACGTACACGCTGGTCGGAGCTGGATTCTATATCTGCTTTCCTCTGGCCAAGTCTTGTATAGAAGAC AATATCCTTAACAATTTCGAGATGCACGACGTAATGACGGCGGTAGCAAGAATATTGCTACTATTTCAG GTGGTGACAGTATACCCTCTAGTGGCTTACATGCTGCGTTCCGAAGCCATCCTACTGCTGCCATTTCCAGAATCGAGATGTCTGACTGTCTGTATAAACACGGTCATTGTGATCATGTGTATGTTAATCGCATGCGTCTGTCCTAACATTGGGACTATTATAAG ATACACAGGTGCTGTTAGCGGCTTAGTCCACATCTTCACGCTTCCCTCCGTACTACAAATAAagtctttaaaactacgcggGAAGCTCACCTGGTGGAAAACTGCGTTCTATTGCCTCATAGTATTGTTCGGAGCCATTAATCTTTTGATGCAGTTCTTTATCAGCGAGTAG
- the LOC128675585 gene encoding sodium-coupled neutral amino acid transporter 9 homolog isoform X3 — protein MDRLETSPLLTTVPIHGYNNFNGHPHTELTSSKIISSYERMENSKRHEKKQQSSLVTIFSVWNTIMGSSLLTMAWGVERAGLPAALVLVAVMAALCLYTAHVLLRVNLHHGTVTCEVPALCRTLLGRPAEVVAHGFSLVVLLGANIVYWILITNFLYFTVNYFADLRNSNTTEYNSTLLCPKHDGVNGSLIIPVDTDSTLYWGLHTTVPIYVAIIVFPLLNFKNVTFFTKFNSLGTLSVAYLLIFVLTKGVIWGVNISAHAADMHIGRNAAVLSGMLALSFYIHNIIITIMSNNARQENNGRDLAIAFILVTLTYTLVGAGFYICFPLAKSCIEDNILNNFEMHDVMTAVARILLLFQVVTVYPLVAYMLRSEAILLLPFPESRCLTVCINTVIVIMCMLIACVCPNIGTIIRYTGAVSGLVHIFTLPSVLQIKSLKLRGKLTWWKTAFYCLIVLFGAINLLMQFFISE, from the exons ATGGACCGATTGGAAACCTCACCATTGTTGACCACAGTACCCATACATGGCTACAACAACTTTAACGGAcat CCCCATACAGAACTTACGTCgagtaaaattatatcatcCTACGAGAGGATGGAGAATTCTAAGAGACATGAGAAGAAACAACAGAGCTCTTTAGTCACGAT attctCAGTATGGAACACAATAATGGGTTCGTCTCTGCTGACGATGGCGTGGGGGGTGGAGCGAGCCGGTCTCCCAGCTGCCCTTGTACTAGTAGCTGTCATGGCCGCCTTGTGTCTCTACACTGCCCATGTACTGCTCAGGGTAAACTTGCATCATg GCACGGTGACCTGCGAGGTGCCAGCACTCTGCAGGACGCTGTTAGGCAGGCCTGCAGAGGTGGTGGCCCACGGGTTCAGCCTCGTGGTGCTACTGGGCGCCAACATCGTCTACTGGATACTAATTACCAACTTCTTGTACTTCACTGTCAATTATTTCGCTG ATCTCCGAAACTCAAACACGACGGAGTACAACTCGACCCTGCTCTGTCCGAAACACGATGGTGTGAACGGCTCCCTCATCATTCCTGTGGACACTGACAGCACGCTGTATTGGGGGCTGCACACCACGGTGCCTATTTATGTCGCCATAATCGTCTTCCCACTGCTCAACTTTAAAAACGTTACCTTTTTCACCAAATTTAACTCTTTGG GTACCCTGTCAGTGGCGTACCTACTCATATTCGTGCTGACCAAAGGCGTCATCTGGGGCGTCAACATCAGCGCGCACGCGGCCGACATGCACATCGGGAGGAACGCAGCCGTCCTCAGTGGAATGTTGGCTTTGTCCTTCTACATTCACAACATAATCATCACAATCATGAGCAATAACGCGAGACAAgagaataat GGACGAGACCTTGCCATAGCATTTATCCTGGTGACCCTGACGTACACGCTGGTCGGAGCTGGATTCTATATCTGCTTTCCTCTGGCCAAGTCTTGTATAGAAGAC AATATCCTTAACAATTTCGAGATGCACGACGTAATGACGGCGGTAGCAAGAATATTGCTACTATTTCAG GTGGTGACAGTATACCCTCTAGTGGCTTACATGCTGCGTTCCGAAGCCATCCTACTGCTGCCATTTCCAGAATCGAGATGTCTGACTGTCTGTATAAACACGGTCATTGTGATCATGTGTATGTTAATCGCATGCGTCTGTCCTAACATTGGGACTATTATAAG ATACACAGGTGCTGTTAGCGGCTTAGTCCACATCTTCACGCTTCCCTCCGTACTACAAATAAagtctttaaaactacgcggGAAGCTCACCTGGTGGAAAACTGCGTTCTATTGCCTCATAGTATTGTTCGGAGCCATTAATCTTTTGATGCAGTTCTTTATCAGCGAGTAG
- the LOC128675585 gene encoding sodium-coupled neutral amino acid transporter 9 homolog isoform X1, translating into MRDVKSGDFDGDLSAPSSVHSVDSYEHEIFSSDCSDFYDVETDERSRRNNRNINSRISTPCSHLIMDRLETSPLLTTVPIHGYNNFNGHPHTELTSSKIISSYERMENSKRHEKKQQSSLVTIFSVWNTIMGSSLLTMAWGVERAGLPAALVLVAVMAALCLYTAHVLLRVNLHHGTVTCEVPALCRTLLGRPAEVVAHGFSLVVLLGANIVYWILITNFLYFTVNYFADLRNSNTTEYNSTLLCPKHDGVNGSLIIPVDTDSTLYWGLHTTVPIYVAIIVFPLLNFKNVTFFTKFNSLGTLSVAYLLIFVLTKGVIWGVNISAHAADMHIGRNAAVLSGMLALSFYIHNIIITIMSNNARQENNGRDLAIAFILVTLTYTLVGAGFYICFPLAKSCIEDNILNNFEMHDVMTAVARILLLFQVVTVYPLVAYMLRSEAILLLPFPESRCLTVCINTVIVIMCMLIACVCPNIGTIIRYTGAVSGLVHIFTLPSVLQIKSLKLRGKLTWWKTAFYCLIVLFGAINLLMQFFISE; encoded by the exons ATGCGTGATGTGAAATCGGGGGACTTCGATGGCGATTTGTCTGCGCCGAGCTCCGTGCATTCTGTAGACAGTTACGAGCAcga aatattcaGCAGTGACTGCTCCGATTTTTACGACGTGGAAACCGATGAGCGGAGTCGAAGGAATAATAGAAACATCAA CTCCAGGATATCAACTCCTTGCAGCCACCTGATCATGGACCGATTGGAAACCTCACCATTGTTGACCACAGTACCCATACATGGCTACAACAACTTTAACGGAcat CCCCATACAGAACTTACGTCgagtaaaattatatcatcCTACGAGAGGATGGAGAATTCTAAGAGACATGAGAAGAAACAACAGAGCTCTTTAGTCACGAT attctCAGTATGGAACACAATAATGGGTTCGTCTCTGCTGACGATGGCGTGGGGGGTGGAGCGAGCCGGTCTCCCAGCTGCCCTTGTACTAGTAGCTGTCATGGCCGCCTTGTGTCTCTACACTGCCCATGTACTGCTCAGGGTAAACTTGCATCATg GCACGGTGACCTGCGAGGTGCCAGCACTCTGCAGGACGCTGTTAGGCAGGCCTGCAGAGGTGGTGGCCCACGGGTTCAGCCTCGTGGTGCTACTGGGCGCCAACATCGTCTACTGGATACTAATTACCAACTTCTTGTACTTCACTGTCAATTATTTCGCTG ATCTCCGAAACTCAAACACGACGGAGTACAACTCGACCCTGCTCTGTCCGAAACACGATGGTGTGAACGGCTCCCTCATCATTCCTGTGGACACTGACAGCACGCTGTATTGGGGGCTGCACACCACGGTGCCTATTTATGTCGCCATAATCGTCTTCCCACTGCTCAACTTTAAAAACGTTACCTTTTTCACCAAATTTAACTCTTTGG GTACCCTGTCAGTGGCGTACCTACTCATATTCGTGCTGACCAAAGGCGTCATCTGGGGCGTCAACATCAGCGCGCACGCGGCCGACATGCACATCGGGAGGAACGCAGCCGTCCTCAGTGGAATGTTGGCTTTGTCCTTCTACATTCACAACATAATCATCACAATCATGAGCAATAACGCGAGACAAgagaataat GGACGAGACCTTGCCATAGCATTTATCCTGGTGACCCTGACGTACACGCTGGTCGGAGCTGGATTCTATATCTGCTTTCCTCTGGCCAAGTCTTGTATAGAAGAC AATATCCTTAACAATTTCGAGATGCACGACGTAATGACGGCGGTAGCAAGAATATTGCTACTATTTCAG GTGGTGACAGTATACCCTCTAGTGGCTTACATGCTGCGTTCCGAAGCCATCCTACTGCTGCCATTTCCAGAATCGAGATGTCTGACTGTCTGTATAAACACGGTCATTGTGATCATGTGTATGTTAATCGCATGCGTCTGTCCTAACATTGGGACTATTATAAG ATACACAGGTGCTGTTAGCGGCTTAGTCCACATCTTCACGCTTCCCTCCGTACTACAAATAAagtctttaaaactacgcggGAAGCTCACCTGGTGGAAAACTGCGTTCTATTGCCTCATAGTATTGTTCGGAGCCATTAATCTTTTGATGCAGTTCTTTATCAGCGAGTAG